From a region of the Lactuca sativa cultivar Salinas chromosome 4, Lsat_Salinas_v11, whole genome shotgun sequence genome:
- the LOC111891785 gene encoding senescence-associated carboxylesterase 101 — protein sequence MSQKMFNSEVEVGKFLGSIHVIQDAYRAISQTSSTYQLHTSPSGIKVLAFNCLSDYTIPFRKGEDLVSSDNHKVVEFISTKVNPKISINKAAVELFELHFNELSELSNQLINDQLVVTGCGLAGYLAILYTLLHQHYADLKESNGSKTAKRPICITFGSPLIGNQHLQGAISERPQWKSSFLNVVAKTDLLASFFSSTSQYKPFGTFLFCTESGGHTAFEDQDAILAVLDAMVSPNAGNYQMHDYSKELGSIRKTVLYRGGSKFKESNLTLLRAGIVFQFQEIGALNDISNDLIEKMEKKQTRMIIKSRNVYEPTKKLNDMKIILTYIEWYMKTRRLTGGYYDSYKNAESTNELKGKNEAIIHQLKLNQYWKKTVEENDLVPQKEGAKLRKRWLYAGTNYRRIVEPLDIADHYKRGKTNYMAIRPNHYKLLEKWSEEEKKGRKPSDPKTKAASLTEDSCFWAHVEEALISLRDLRNGDPNNIATDIEKFEVYVWHSIKDFSVSPEIFVEGSSFMKWWSEYKGYKGSSYDSVLARYMNDKNYISYN from the exons atgagCCAAAAGAT GTTCAACAGTGAAGTCGAAGTGGGAAAGTTTCTAGGCAGCATACATGTCATTCAAGATGCTTATCGAGCAATTTCTCAAACTTCTTCCACTTATCAACTCCACACGAGTCCTTCTGGGATCAAAGTCTTGGCTTTCAACTGTTTGTCTGATTATACAATTCCTTTTCGTAAGGGAGAAGATCTGGTTTCATCAGATAATCATAAAGTCGTTGAATTCATTTCGACAAAAGTCAACCCCAAAATATCCATTAACAAAGCTGCTGTTGAGTTGTTTGAACTTCATTTTAATGAGCTTTCCGAGCTCTCAAATCAG CTTATAAATGATCAGTTGGTTGTCACCGGATGTGGTCTGGCTGGATACCTCGCCATTCTTTACACCCTACTACATCAACATTACGCAGATTTGAAAGAATCTAACGGTTCAAAAACTGCCAAACGTCCGATTTGCATAACTTTTGGTTCGCCCCTTATTGGTAACCAACATCTCCAAGGCGCCATCTCTGAACGCCCACAATGGAAATCGTCTTTCCTGAATGTGGTCGCGAAGACAGATCTTCTTGCTAGTTTTTTCTCATCGACTAGTCAATACAAGCCTTTCGGCACTTTCCTTTTCTGCACAGAATCAGGTGGGCACACAGCTTTTGAAGATCAAGATGCGATCTTGGCAGTTCTAGACGCTATGGTGTCACCAAATGCTGGAAACTACCAAATGCACGATTATAGTAAAGAGTTGGGTTCGATCAGAAAGACGGTATTATATCGCGGGGGATCCAAATTCAAGGAATCCAACTTAACCCTTTTGAGGGCCGGAATTGTATTCCAGTTTCAAGAAATCGGTGCGTTAAATGATATTTCAAATGATTTGATCGAGAAAATGGAAAAGAAGCAAACAAGGATGATTATCAAAAGTAGGAACGTGTATGAGCCTACGAAGAAGCTAAACGACATGAAGATAATCTTGACGTACATAGAATGGTACATGAAGACCCGAAGACTTACAGGGGGTTACTACGATAGCTACAAGAATGCCGAAAGCACAAACGAACTCAAGGGAAAAAATGAAGCCATCATACATCAACTAAAACTGAACCAGTACTGGAAGAAAACCGTGGAAGAAAATGATCTAGTGCCACAAAAAGAAGGAGCGAAGTTGCGTAAGCGTTGGCTCTATGCTGGAACCAACTACAGAAGGATCGTCGAGCCACTAGACATAGCCGACCACTACAAAAGAGGAAAAACAAACTACATGGCGATTAGACCAAACCACTACAAGTTATTAGAGAAGTGGTCGGAGGAAGAAAAGAAGGGTCGTAAGCCTAGCGACCCAAAAACAAAGGCTGCTAGTCTTACCGAGGATTCTTGCTTTTGGGCGCATGTAGAGGAGGCATTGATTTCGCTAAGAGACTTAAGGAATGGGGATCCAAATAATATTGCAACTGACATCGAGAAATTTGAGGTATACGTTTGGCATTCGATAAAAGATTTCTCGGTGTCGCCTGAGATTTTCGTGGAGGGGAGTAGTTTCATGAAGTGGTGGAGCGAGTATAAGGGCTATAAAGGAAGTTCGTACGATTCTGTGCTTGCTCGATACATGAACGATAAGAACTACATATCGTATAATTAA